One stretch of Rathayibacter festucae DSM 15932 DNA includes these proteins:
- a CDS encoding PHP domain-containing protein has protein sequence MDPLAALQEIAALLEQERASKYRAKAFRKALAVLESMAEGERADLALVRAAPGIGDTTFTVIRQALEGRVPDYLAELRGTASLPESALRSLLRGDLHSHSEWSDGATPIAAMADAARALGHEYLALTDHSPRLRVAHGLSAERLAEQLEHLAGLDTGSLRLLSGIEVDVLEDGALDQSEEMLARLDVVVASAHSKLRMPSREMTARLVAAAAHPRTRVLGHVTGRLVTGERGTRPPSTFDAGAVFRACAEHGTAVEINSRPEREDPPDELIALALEAGCLFSIDSDAHAPGQLGLLDYGAERAERLGVPPARIVTTWPLPRLLEWLAP, from the coding sequence ATGGATCCGCTCGCGGCACTGCAGGAGATCGCCGCCCTGCTCGAGCAGGAGCGGGCGTCGAAGTACCGCGCGAAGGCGTTCCGGAAGGCGCTCGCCGTGCTCGAGAGCATGGCCGAGGGGGAGCGGGCCGACCTCGCGCTGGTCCGGGCGGCGCCGGGGATCGGCGACACGACCTTCACCGTCATCCGCCAGGCGCTCGAGGGGCGGGTGCCGGACTACCTCGCCGAACTGCGCGGCACCGCGTCCCTGCCGGAGAGCGCGCTGCGGAGCCTCCTCCGCGGCGACCTGCACAGCCACAGCGAGTGGTCGGACGGAGCGACGCCGATCGCGGCGATGGCCGACGCGGCCCGCGCGCTCGGGCACGAGTACCTCGCGCTGACCGATCACTCGCCGCGGCTGCGGGTCGCGCACGGGCTGAGCGCCGAGCGGCTCGCCGAGCAGCTGGAGCACCTGGCCGGTCTGGACACCGGGTCGCTGCGGCTCCTGAGCGGGATCGAGGTCGACGTGCTGGAGGACGGCGCGCTCGACCAGTCGGAGGAGATGCTCGCGCGGCTCGACGTGGTCGTCGCGAGCGCGCACTCGAAGCTGCGGATGCCGAGCCGGGAGATGACGGCGCGCTTGGTCGCGGCGGCCGCGCATCCGCGGACCCGGGTCCTCGGGCACGTCACCGGGCGGCTCGTCACGGGGGAGCGCGGCACCCGGCCGCCGTCGACCTTCGACGCCGGCGCCGTCTTCCGGGCCTGCGCCGAGCACGGAACCGCGGTCGAGATCAACTCCCGCCCCGAGCGGGAGGACCCGCCGGACGAGCTGATCGCCCTGGCCCTCGAGGCCGGCTGCCTCTTCTCGATTGACAGCGACGCGCACGCCCCCGGCCAGCTCGGCCTCCTCGACTACGGCGCCGAGCGCGCCGAGCGCCTCGGCGTCCCGCCCGCCCGCATCGTCACCACGT